The Microbulbifer sp. YPW1 genome contains a region encoding:
- a CDS encoding D-alanine--D-alanine ligase, whose translation MSDKAQQTIHVLLICGGGSSEHDVSLRTADFIQRELGKLNDIQLSRVTMEADGRFVDANGQVQELRSDKLLYSATGSAQLVDYVIPAIHGYPGETGDLQSQLEILGLPYYGCGSEASKICFNKITTKLWLTALGIDNTPYKFLCANTSEEIARARDALTLWGSVFVKASNQGSSVGCYKVSDEDALEKALHEAFSLSPYVLVEKCLKVRELEVAAYTYQGELVITPPGEVCAPEDTFYSYEEKYAEASRAQTHVVAEGLSDAQLGWIHEASKRAFIGLQLKDLSRIDFFLTDDGEIYLNEVNTFPGMTPISMFPKMLQNQGHDFSTYLGALIRDAV comes from the coding sequence ATGAGCGACAAGGCCCAACAGACCATTCACGTACTGCTGATCTGCGGCGGTGGCAGCAGCGAGCACGATGTCTCCCTGCGCACTGCGGACTTCATCCAGCGCGAGCTGGGCAAACTGAACGATATCCAGCTCTCCCGAGTCACCATGGAAGCGGACGGTCGCTTTGTGGATGCCAACGGCCAGGTGCAGGAGCTGCGCTCGGACAAGCTGCTGTACAGCGCTACCGGCAGCGCCCAACTGGTGGATTACGTGATTCCCGCGATTCACGGCTATCCCGGCGAGACCGGCGACCTGCAATCCCAGCTGGAAATCCTCGGCCTGCCCTATTACGGCTGCGGCTCGGAGGCGAGCAAGATCTGTTTCAACAAGATCACCACCAAACTGTGGCTGACGGCGCTGGGGATCGACAATACCCCGTACAAATTCCTGTGCGCGAATACTTCGGAAGAGATCGCCCGCGCGCGGGATGCGCTGACCCTGTGGGGTTCGGTATTCGTAAAGGCGTCCAACCAGGGCTCGTCGGTGGGCTGTTACAAGGTGAGCGATGAAGACGCACTGGAGAAGGCCCTGCACGAAGCATTCAGCCTGTCGCCCTATGTGCTGGTGGAAAAGTGCCTGAAGGTCCGCGAGCTGGAAGTTGCCGCTTACACCTACCAGGGTGAGCTGGTGATTACCCCGCCCGGGGAAGTGTGTGCGCCGGAAGATACGTTTTACAGTTACGAGGAAAAGTACGCGGAGGCGAGCCGCGCGCAGACCCATGTGGTGGCAGAGGGGCTTTCCGATGCACAGTTGGGGTGGATTCACGAAGCGTCAAAACGGGCGTTTATCGGTCTGCAATTGAAGGACCTGTCGCGGATTGATTTCTTCCTCACCGACGACGGGGAAATTTATCTCAATGAGGTGAACACCTTCCCGGGCATGACCCCGATCTCCATGTTCCCGAAAATGCTGCAGAATCAGGGACACGATTTCAGCACTTACCTGGGTGCGCTGATTCGCGACGCCGTTTAG
- the mepA gene encoding penicillin-insensitive murein endopeptidase, whose translation MSTYMPVSLFALLTTLTLCIALPAHAQNPWEAVKKPSNQLPASIGGYSNGCLSGAEQMPLRGEGFQLVRTGRDRHYGNPYLVEFLKDFSNAVEENNLGRLQIGDMSMARGGPFSSGHRSHQMGLDADIWFSQDKRAAERPLSAWERDNISAIPMADTRKHILLEKNWDARIPGILRIASEDPRVARIFVHPTIKRKMCDIAGSDNEWLRKVRPWWGHNYHFHVRLNCPPGDKNCKPQKKVRGRPCNGGLDWWFSDEFYAILNRPAPTKPVPKKPPKRPEMPAQCAQVLAAPAAVSN comes from the coding sequence ATGTCGACGTACATGCCCGTATCCCTGTTTGCCCTGCTCACCACACTGACGTTGTGTATTGCCCTCCCCGCCCACGCCCAAAACCCGTGGGAAGCCGTTAAAAAGCCCTCGAATCAACTACCGGCCAGTATCGGTGGCTACAGCAATGGCTGCCTGAGTGGTGCCGAACAGATGCCACTGCGTGGAGAAGGATTCCAGTTGGTGCGTACCGGGCGCGACCGGCACTATGGCAACCCGTACCTGGTGGAATTCCTCAAGGACTTCTCCAACGCCGTCGAAGAAAACAATCTCGGCCGGCTGCAGATTGGCGACATGTCCATGGCCCGCGGCGGGCCGTTCAGCAGTGGACACAGAAGCCACCAGATGGGGCTGGATGCAGATATCTGGTTCTCCCAGGACAAGCGCGCCGCCGAGCGCCCGCTGAGCGCCTGGGAGCGGGACAACATCTCCGCCATCCCCATGGCCGATACCCGCAAGCACATCCTGCTGGAAAAAAACTGGGATGCACGCATTCCCGGGATTCTGCGTATCGCCTCGGAAGATCCTCGTGTCGCCCGGATATTCGTGCATCCCACCATCAAGCGGAAAATGTGCGATATTGCAGGGAGCGATAACGAATGGCTGCGCAAAGTGCGCCCCTGGTGGGGACACAACTATCATTTTCACGTGCGCCTGAACTGCCCACCGGGAGACAAAAACTGCAAACCCCAGAAAAAGGTGCGCGGCAGACCCTGTAACGGCGGTCTCGACTGGTGGTTTAGCGATGAATTTTACGCCATCCTTAACCGCCCGGCGCCGACCAAACCCGTACCGAAGAAGCCGCCGAAAAGACCGGAGATGCCCGCGCAGTGTGCGCAGGTGCTTGCCGCCCCCGCGGCGGTATCCAATTAA